In Entomomonas moraniae, one DNA window encodes the following:
- the terL gene encoding phage terminase large subunit has protein sequence MSTDKDKVSFLAFFLLWAKRQGWQVPLIHVKACDWLEHRGDLAVLRCFRGFGKSTILAVYNAWRFYDDPTYRIIHQSETDRTAYKTSRDTQNVLKNHPLTKDLFDYGGIEQWWVKGANDSRNASLFSVGILSNVTGSRANECQNDDVEVPNNTTTQEARDKLRERLDEQTHILLPEIGKKLFIGTPHTHDSIYDRTEAKGADCLTIRMFEQEYRIDNATKTHYKLPFKVEYVFYGIGEYARVLIKDKDYLITDDNTLIFHSPPNVLIDCYAGAAWPERFTIAELQKRRKETETINKWDSQYQLHSKPVTETRLDPSKLQRYDAFPEVRLANKEISCWLGETQIVGAIAYWDCSLGKIGSDASALNLVLTDADGNLFWQFAESMTGELAEFGTNNKIIGGQVQQVRDLVVKYNIPCVVVETKGSGGFVPPILRKALQGTGCAIRECHVSTNKQKRILDALEPPLLSGFIWAHKNVLDGPAIEQMRNFNPEYTNQEDDYIDSLAGAILQTPVRICKKIGNSENNQDNNTWRPNNTSYEVKTDY, from the coding sequence ATGTCCACTGATAAAGATAAGGTATCTTTCTTAGCGTTCTTTTTGCTGTGGGCTAAAAGGCAAGGCTGGCAAGTTCCCCTTATTCATGTAAAAGCCTGTGACTGGTTAGAACATCGAGGGGATTTAGCGGTACTTCGCTGCTTTCGTGGTTTTGGTAAAAGTACCATTCTAGCTGTTTATAATGCGTGGCGTTTCTACGATGATCCAACCTATAGAATCATACACCAATCAGAAACCGATAGAACCGCTTATAAAACCAGCCGTGACACGCAGAACGTCTTAAAGAATCACCCTTTAACAAAGGATCTCTTTGATTATGGCGGTATCGAGCAATGGTGGGTAAAAGGGGCTAATGATAGCCGTAATGCTTCTTTGTTTTCTGTGGGTATTCTTTCCAACGTAACAGGTTCACGGGCGAACGAGTGCCAAAATGATGATGTGGAAGTTCCCAATAACACCACCACCCAAGAGGCAAGGGATAAGCTGCGAGAGCGACTAGATGAACAAACTCATATCTTATTGCCTGAAATTGGTAAAAAGCTATTTATCGGTACACCCCATACGCACGATAGTATCTATGATAGAACCGAAGCAAAGGGGGCTGACTGCTTGACCATTCGCATGTTTGAACAAGAATACCGCATAGACAATGCCACTAAAACTCACTACAAACTACCTTTTAAAGTGGAGTATGTGTTTTATGGTATCGGTGAATATGCGCGCGTACTCATCAAAGACAAAGATTATTTAATCACTGATGATAACACCCTAATCTTTCACTCACCGCCTAACGTACTTATAGACTGTTACGCTGGTGCGGCTTGGCCTGAACGTTTTACCATTGCCGAATTACAAAAGAGACGCAAAGAAACCGAAACTATTAATAAATGGGATAGCCAATATCAACTGCATTCTAAGCCCGTGACTGAAACCCGATTAGACCCTAGCAAGCTACAGAGATATGACGCATTCCCCGAAGTGAGATTAGCCAATAAAGAGATCAGTTGCTGGCTTGGTGAAACGCAAATAGTAGGTGCTATTGCCTATTGGGATTGCTCGCTGGGTAAAATTGGTTCGGATGCTTCTGCTTTGAATTTGGTATTAACCGATGCTGACGGTAATTTATTTTGGCAATTTGCCGAATCAATGACGGGTGAGTTAGCTGAATTTGGCACCAACAACAAAATAATAGGGGGTCAAGTTCAACAAGTGCGTGATCTTGTGGTTAAGTACAATATCCCTTGCGTAGTGGTTGAAACTAAAGGTTCAGGCGGCTTTGTGCCACCTATTCTAAGAAAAGCCCTACAGGGTACAGGGTGCGCTATTCGTGAATGCCATGTCAGCACCAATAAACAAAAACGTATTTTAGATGCATTAGAACCGCCTTTGCTATCAGGCTTTATTTGGGCGCATAAAAATGTATTAGATGGCCCTGCTATAGAACAAATGCGCAACTTTAATCCTGAGTATACCAACCAAGAAGATGATTATATCGATAGTTTAGCTGGGGCTATTTTACAAACCCCTGTAAGAATCTGTAAGAAAATCGGAAACTCGGAAAACAATCAAGACAATAATACGTGGAGACCTAACAACACCTCTTATGAGGTAAAAACAGACTATTAG
- a CDS encoding phage holin family protein gives MPHKDPENLIEFITNSAAFQGFIVAMIIAALRTIYFGERKIIQIGMETLLCGFLSLGAAGLIDLVEALFLKEQLPQTVLITVCGMVGFIGVTTLSEFLKKFLNNNAGRKPRNRYDRYNDDDEDTL, from the coding sequence ATGCCTCATAAAGACCCTGAAAACCTTATAGAATTTATTACAAACAGCGCTGCATTCCAAGGCTTTATCGTGGCAATGATTATTGCTGCATTAAGAACTATCTATTTTGGTGAACGAAAAATCATACAAATCGGAATGGAAACCTTGCTTTGTGGTTTCCTATCGCTAGGCGCTGCAGGTTTAATTGATCTGGTAGAGGCGCTATTTCTAAAAGAACAACTACCGCAAACCGTTCTAATTACCGTTTGCGGCATGGTCGGCTTTATTGGTGTGACAACCTTAAGCGAGTTCTTAAAAAAGTTTTTAAACAACAACGCAGGCAGAAAGCCACGCAACCGATATGACCGATATAACGACGATGACGAGGACACATTATGA
- a CDS encoding DUF5675 family protein produces the protein MKVTLKRFKSTSQGTFGVVILPNGKEFDSLELPDKDNKRQVSCIPKGTYQCKIVNSPRFGRVYGVLDVPNRANILIHAGNYGGDVEKGYRSDILGCILLGKNVGELKGQRVVLSSKKALAEFMEEMDRQPFTLEIV, from the coding sequence ATGAAAGTAACATTAAAGCGTTTCAAATCAACCTCACAGGGCACGTTTGGCGTAGTGATTTTACCTAACGGGAAAGAGTTTGATTCATTAGAACTTCCAGACAAAGACAACAAGCGACAAGTGTCATGCATTCCTAAAGGTACCTATCAATGTAAGATTGTGAACAGCCCTCGTTTTGGGCGTGTTTATGGTGTTCTTGATGTGCCTAATAGAGCCAACATACTTATCCATGCGGGCAACTATGGCGGCGATGTAGAGAAAGGCTACCGATCAGACATATTAGGCTGCATTCTGTTGGGTAAAAATGTAGGTGAGCTAAAAGGGCAGCGCGTAGTATTAAGCAGTAAAAAGGCATTAGCTGAGTTTATGGAAGAAATGGACAGGCAGCCCTTTACATTAGAGATTGTTTAA
- a CDS encoding lysis system i-spanin subunit Rz, producing MNTVKNYIYVAAGVVLFMLLGYLYYLNDRLESTKTKLELANQNISSLNHYIDKTNQQLKDIQQLDKDYQEKLTYAQTENDKLRDDLINNVKRVYVKAKCPSLPNNTTTTSKPNAIIAQLTGNVRQDYLRLRLEIAQTKEQILQLQSYITSVCLKP from the coding sequence ATGAATACCGTTAAGAACTATATCTATGTAGCTGCTGGTGTAGTTTTATTTATGCTGCTTGGTTATCTCTATTACCTGAATGATCGCTTGGAAAGTACAAAGACCAAGCTAGAACTGGCTAATCAAAATATCAGCTCACTCAATCACTACATAGACAAAACCAATCAGCAGTTAAAAGATATTCAGCAGCTAGACAAAGACTATCAAGAGAAATTAACCTATGCACAAACTGAAAACGATAAGCTACGTGATGATCTTATCAATAATGTTAAACGGGTGTATGTCAAGGCAAAATGTCCAAGCTTGCCCAACAATACAACCACCACCAGCAAGCCTAATGCAATCATCGCCCAACTTACAGGAAACGTTAGACAAGATTATTTACGTCTCAGATTAGAAATAGCGCAAACTAAGGAGCAGATATTACAATTACAGTCTTACATTACAAGTGTTTGTCTAAAACCGTAG
- a CDS encoding PA2817 family protein, translating into MSQPMNVTFEQLALVRKILEAMSETEYVADEDHRLFIERFDELTELLKNNNNEDSLYLGQEMISQLFLRYPQITHLIPRELLWFFGGDCLHFMPDAEIDLFQQLEDQQYQAESEGKPFNWLLAKQQLLGVNEQE; encoded by the coding sequence ATGTCACAACCAATGAATGTAACGTTTGAGCAGCTAGCTCTTGTCAGAAAGATATTAGAGGCGATGTCAGAAACTGAATATGTGGCTGATGAGGATCATCGCCTTTTTATTGAGCGATTTGATGAGCTAACAGAACTGTTAAAAAACAATAATAATGAAGATAGCTTATATTTAGGCCAAGAAATGATTAGTCAATTATTTCTACGTTATCCCCAAATAACACATTTAATCCCGAGAGAGTTATTATGGTTCTTCGGTGGAGATTGTTTGCACTTTATGCCAGATGCTGAAATCGATTTATTTCAGCAGTTAGAGGATCAGCAATATCAAGCAGAAAGTGAAGGTAAGCCGTTTAATTGGTTACTAGCAAAGCAACAATTACTCGGTGTGAACGAGCAGGAATAA
- a CDS encoding MFS transporter — MTTDTTTPSDYIEKNSPLFIKVAFALFLGGFATFALLYCVQPMMPVFSKEFSVSASESSLLISMSTFMLAFGLLLTGPISDAMGRKSIMIIALLLSSSFTLLSAIVHNWQLLLICRALVGISLSGVAAVAMAYLNEEIAPRHLGVAMGLYIGGNAIGGMSGRLISGVLIDFYSWHIVLGIMSFLALICAISMWKLLPPSKHFEPMPIKFSKLLNGYLHHIVQPRLPWLFFQGFLLMGAFVTLFNYIAYRLIAPPYLLSQAWIGVLSIVYLSGIFSSTTFGSWADRFGHARVLWIAVVIMLSGALITLFTPITIVFIGMVIFALGFFGAHSVTSSWIGRCATKAKGQASSFYLFCYYIGSSILGTAGGHFWQSQQWNGVIGYIATILIISLLVALYLKRQTLKQQ, encoded by the coding sequence ATGACAACCGATACAACTACCCCATCAGATTACATAGAAAAAAACTCCCCTCTTTTTATTAAAGTTGCTTTTGCACTTTTTTTAGGCGGCTTTGCTACGTTTGCATTATTGTATTGTGTACAACCTATGATGCCCGTTTTTTCAAAAGAGTTCTCCGTCAGTGCATCAGAAAGTAGCCTTCTTATCTCTATGTCTACCTTTATGTTAGCCTTTGGACTACTTCTCACAGGGCCAATATCTGATGCAATGGGGCGAAAAAGCATCATGATTATCGCCTTATTACTGTCTTCCTCTTTTACTCTCCTAAGCGCTATTGTCCATAACTGGCAACTTCTCCTTATTTGTCGAGCATTGGTTGGTATTTCATTAAGTGGTGTTGCTGCCGTAGCTATGGCTTACCTTAATGAAGAAATAGCGCCTCGACACCTCGGCGTTGCGATGGGGCTTTATATTGGGGGAAACGCCATCGGCGGAATGAGTGGTCGTTTAATTAGCGGTGTATTAATTGATTTTTACTCTTGGCATATCGTACTCGGCATTATGTCGTTTCTTGCTTTAATCTGTGCTATTTCAATGTGGAAACTACTTCCCCCCTCTAAGCACTTTGAACCTATGCCAATAAAATTTAGCAAGCTACTTAATGGCTATTTACATCATATTGTTCAACCGCGACTTCCTTGGTTATTTTTTCAGGGCTTCTTATTAATGGGGGCTTTTGTTACATTATTTAATTATATTGCTTATCGGCTTATTGCTCCCCCCTACTTGTTAAGCCAAGCATGGATAGGTGTATTATCCATTGTTTACTTATCAGGTATTTTTAGCTCAACTACCTTTGGATCATGGGCGGATCGATTTGGCCATGCCCGTGTTTTGTGGATTGCGGTTGTTATTATGCTTTCTGGCGCATTGATTACGCTATTTACGCCCATCACGATTGTTTTTATCGGGATGGTCATTTTTGCACTGGGCTTTTTTGGTGCGCATTCAGTCACCAGTAGTTGGATAGGTCGCTGTGCAACCAAAGCAAAAGGACAAGCATCTTCCTTTTACTTATTTTGTTATTACATAGGATCTAGTATTCTTGGTACAGCCGGAGGGCATTTTTGGCAATCACAACAATGGAATGGTGTTATTGGTTATATAGCCACCATTCTTATCATCAGCTTATTAGTCGCCCTGTATCTAAAAAGACAAACGTTAAAACAACAATAA
- a CDS encoding 2-methylaconitate cis-trans isomerase PrpF family protein: MQKTVPITVFRGGTSRGLFFLEADLPPAGKERDTLLLRCMGSGSPNQIDGLGGAQAVTSKVAIIGPSEREDADVNYTFAQVSVDKPVVSYLGNCGNISSAVGPFAIESGLVKASQDVTIVRVFNTNTQKVMVETVQTPNAQVTYEGDYSIAGVPGCAAPIKIKVLDPAGSVFKSLLPTNNVIDTLDVPSFGKIEVSIVDAANPFIFIRAKDIGFNGTELPADINGSPERLKLLENIRGSAAKLLGLVDAIEDAALKSSNVPKLAIISEPVSYKTIGGESIDASQIDVTSRMMAMQKSHPSYAMTGGMCTSVAAVIPGTIVNELKSKNTQDKHLRIGHPSGVIEASVEYENNNGSIHITSAEGYRTARLLFKGVAYY; encoded by the coding sequence ATGCAAAAAACTGTTCCTATAACTGTGTTTCGTGGTGGCACAAGCCGTGGTTTGTTCTTTTTAGAAGCCGATTTACCTCCTGCAGGAAAGGAGCGCGATACATTGTTATTGCGCTGTATGGGCAGTGGTAGCCCGAACCAGATTGATGGCTTAGGTGGCGCACAGGCTGTAACGAGTAAGGTGGCGATAATAGGACCATCAGAGAGAGAAGATGCCGATGTGAATTATACTTTTGCGCAGGTATCTGTAGATAAGCCCGTTGTTTCCTATTTGGGTAACTGTGGCAATATTTCATCAGCGGTTGGCCCTTTTGCTATAGAGAGTGGTCTGGTGAAAGCTAGCCAAGACGTCACAATCGTACGTGTTTTTAACACAAACACTCAAAAAGTGATGGTTGAAACTGTACAGACCCCTAATGCACAAGTAACTTATGAAGGTGACTATAGTATTGCTGGTGTTCCAGGCTGCGCAGCACCGATTAAGATTAAAGTGTTAGATCCAGCTGGGAGTGTTTTTAAATCACTTTTACCAACGAACAATGTCATCGATACCTTAGATGTTCCATCATTTGGTAAAATAGAGGTATCTATTGTTGATGCGGCTAATCCGTTTATTTTCATTCGTGCTAAAGACATTGGTTTTAATGGTACAGAGTTGCCTGCTGATATTAATGGCTCTCCTGAAAGACTCAAGCTCTTAGAAAATATCAGGGGATCAGCCGCTAAGTTATTAGGTTTGGTAGATGCGATTGAAGACGCTGCATTAAAAAGTTCTAATGTCCCTAAATTGGCTATTATCTCTGAACCTGTCAGCTATAAAACAATTGGTGGTGAGTCTATTGATGCGTCACAAATAGATGTAACAAGCCGAATGATGGCGATGCAAAAATCACACCCTTCATATGCTATGACTGGGGGAATGTGTACATCAGTAGCCGCTGTTATTCCTGGAACAATTGTTAATGAATTGAAAAGTAAAAATACGCAAGATAAACATCTTAGAATTGGTCATCCAAGTGGTGTTATCGAAGCTAGCGTAGAGTATGAAAACAATAATGGTAGTATTCATATTACGTCGGCTGAAGGTTATAGAACAGCACGTTTATTGTTTAAAGGTGTTGCTTACTATTAG
- a CDS encoding anion permease — MSKDKLWKLGILFLIPIIIFMAPAPEGLPLLAWRIFGLYLAAILGLILKPYSEPVILLATIAASAVTIGNTAITSGEPVVNIGEVLGGYQSGTTWLVFAAFTLSAAFVTTGLGKRIAYHLIKLMGGTTLRLGYVTACLDLLLAPATPSNTARAGGIVYPIINSVVVALGSEPDKNPRKAGHFLMINIYMVTKTTSYMFLTAMAPNALALQMMAPILKINLSWGQWALAAAAPGLLCLILTPLVIYFLYPPELKKVDNKSIADKGLAEMGPIKTKEILLLVIFIAALCGWVFSKFLNINEATVALCVMAAALIINIVTWDDVLKNKGGWNTLIWYGGIIGMSGVLTKAGFFDWLAETLKHSLSFGENATVALLVLLFISVAIRYLFASGGAYVAAMVPVFATVGSLSGANPMLLALGLLFSNAYGGAVTHYGGAAAPIIFGAGYNDIKSWWIIGGIIAFGTLIIHCTLGIAWWEFLISMGFI, encoded by the coding sequence ATGAGTAAGGATAAACTGTGGAAATTAGGTATACTTTTTTTAATACCTATTATTATTTTTATGGCGCCTGCCCCGGAGGGTTTACCTCTATTAGCATGGCGTATCTTTGGGCTTTACCTTGCTGCTATTTTAGGCCTCATATTAAAACCCTATTCAGAACCTGTGATATTGTTAGCAACAATAGCCGCTTCAGCAGTTACAATAGGTAATACTGCTATTACCAGTGGCGAACCTGTTGTAAACATTGGCGAAGTGTTAGGGGGGTACCAATCAGGAACTACATGGCTTGTTTTTGCTGCATTTACATTGAGTGCTGCATTCGTAACCACGGGGTTAGGTAAACGTATTGCCTACCATCTCATTAAATTAATGGGGGGAACAACCTTGCGTCTTGGTTATGTGACTGCTTGCCTGGACCTACTTCTAGCACCTGCAACTCCTTCTAATACAGCACGTGCGGGTGGTATTGTATACCCTATTATCAACAGTGTGGTTGTAGCTCTTGGATCTGAACCAGATAAAAACCCTCGTAAAGCGGGTCATTTTTTAATGATCAATATTTACATGGTAACAAAAACCACTAGCTATATGTTTTTAACTGCTATGGCTCCCAATGCTCTAGCCTTACAAATGATGGCTCCTATTTTAAAAATAAATCTATCATGGGGACAGTGGGCATTAGCTGCTGCTGCCCCTGGATTGCTTTGTTTAATTCTTACACCACTTGTTATTTATTTCCTTTATCCACCTGAACTTAAAAAAGTTGATAACAAATCTATTGCTGACAAAGGTCTAGCAGAGATGGGGCCAATAAAAACTAAAGAAATATTATTATTAGTTATTTTTATAGCGGCACTCTGCGGTTGGGTATTCTCTAAATTCCTAAATATCAATGAAGCCACTGTAGCTCTTTGTGTTATGGCAGCAGCACTTATTATTAACATTGTCACTTGGGATGATGTTCTTAAAAACAAAGGTGGCTGGAATACGCTTATTTGGTATGGTGGTATCATCGGTATGTCTGGTGTACTGACCAAAGCAGGATTCTTTGACTGGTTAGCAGAAACATTAAAACATTCCCTATCATTTGGTGAAAATGCTACTGTCGCTCTTCTTGTATTACTGTTTATCAGTGTTGCCATTCGCTATCTATTTGCATCCGGTGGTGCTTATGTCGCAGCGATGGTGCCTGTGTTTGCCACAGTAGGATCTCTATCAGGTGCTAACCCAATGCTTCTAGCACTCGGCCTATTATTCTCAAATGCTTACGGTGGTGCAGTCACTCACTACGGTGGTGCAGCAGCACCTATTATATTTGGGGCAGGTTATAATGATATCAAATCGTGGTGGATTATTGGCGGTATCATTGCTTTTGGAACCTTGATAATACACTGTACTTTAGGTATTGCGTGGTGGGAATTTCTCATTTCGATGGGATTCATCTAG
- a CDS encoding polysaccharide biosynthesis protein: MEKTFKAKLLVLPTAVKRLLQVGTDIFLLWFALWLAFIIRLGTDEAINPLGEYWPLFMAIPCFSLPFLFYFKLNTVVSRYFDNEAIIAIFKAMSLSSLLLALAIYWYQPDFLVPRSIVFIYWWVSIILLVGFRLLVRHYLVKDWRIPFTKRYARKATNVAIYGAGVAGNQLITSLRMGKDLHPVAFIDDDNHLVGRSISGLKVYASSDIEKMLVKTGVEEILLAIPSVTRARRREIITLLEKYPVSIRSIPGISDLASGRVKVDDIQKIDIVDVLGRDIVPPNEALFERCIKNKVVMVTGAGGSIGSELCRQIITVGVSDLILFDHSEFNLYRIHLELTHYIQKAQLPIRLTPILGSVRNADLLLKVMTNCHVDTIYHAAAYKHVPMVEQNIAEGILNNVVGTLNLAQAAILANVSNFVLISTDKAVRPTNVMGATKRLAEMILQALSHEFQPVLFGLGAEPVTQQTCFTMVRFGNVLGSSGSVIPLFRQQIKQGGPITVTHPEVTRYFMTIPEAAQLVIQAGSMGEGGDVFVLDMGTPIKIVDLAEKMINLSGLERLTEENPNGDIAIEFTGLRPGEKLYEELLIGENVEGTEHPMIMCANEDYLPWDEMKKVLKELLVALNEDNYEHLQQLLTAIVSGYCAEKKIVDWQYLKHKAFN; this comes from the coding sequence ATGGAAAAAACGTTTAAAGCAAAGTTGCTGGTATTGCCTACCGCTGTCAAACGCCTTTTACAAGTTGGGACAGATATTTTTCTTTTATGGTTTGCACTTTGGTTAGCTTTTATCATACGTTTGGGGACTGATGAAGCCATAAATCCTTTGGGCGAGTATTGGCCACTTTTTATGGCTATTCCTTGCTTTTCATTACCATTTCTTTTTTACTTTAAATTAAATACAGTGGTTAGCCGCTATTTTGATAATGAAGCCATTATTGCTATTTTTAAGGCGATGTCATTATCATCTTTGTTACTGGCATTAGCCATTTATTGGTATCAGCCGGATTTTCTTGTTCCTCGCTCGATTGTTTTTATTTATTGGTGGGTGAGTATTATTTTATTAGTGGGTTTTAGGCTATTAGTTCGCCACTATTTAGTTAAGGATTGGCGGATTCCCTTTACTAAGCGCTATGCTAGGAAAGCAACTAACGTGGCAATATATGGGGCAGGTGTAGCAGGAAACCAATTAATCACCAGTTTGCGAATGGGTAAAGACTTACATCCTGTTGCTTTTATAGATGATGACAATCATTTGGTGGGTCGTAGTATTTCAGGATTAAAGGTTTATGCTTCTTCAGATATTGAAAAAATGCTAGTTAAGACGGGTGTTGAAGAAATATTATTAGCTATCCCATCTGTTACAAGAGCAAGACGCCGAGAAATTATTACGCTATTAGAAAAGTATCCCGTCAGTATTCGATCTATTCCCGGTATTTCAGACTTGGCCAGTGGCCGAGTTAAAGTGGATGATATTCAAAAGATTGATATTGTGGATGTGTTAGGACGAGATATTGTACCGCCTAATGAGGCTTTATTTGAGCGATGCATTAAAAATAAAGTGGTGATGGTAACAGGTGCCGGTGGATCTATAGGCAGTGAGTTATGCCGACAAATTATTACTGTTGGTGTAAGCGATTTAATCTTATTTGATCACAGTGAGTTTAACCTTTATCGTATTCATTTAGAGCTCACTCATTATATTCAAAAAGCACAACTACCGATTCGTTTGACGCCTATTTTAGGGTCTGTTCGTAATGCAGATTTGTTGCTTAAAGTGATGACTAATTGCCATGTAGATACTATTTATCATGCCGCTGCTTATAAGCATGTTCCTATGGTGGAGCAGAATATCGCTGAGGGTATTTTAAATAATGTGGTAGGGACATTAAATCTAGCACAAGCGGCTATTTTAGCCAACGTCAGTAATTTTGTATTAATTTCTACAGATAAAGCAGTCAGGCCCACCAATGTAATGGGGGCGACTAAACGATTAGCAGAGATGATTTTACAAGCGTTAAGTCATGAGTTTCAACCAGTGCTGTTTGGCTTAGGGGCTGAGCCTGTTACGCAACAAACGTGTTTTACGATGGTACGTTTTGGTAATGTGCTTGGCTCATCGGGTTCGGTTATTCCGCTTTTTCGCCAGCAGATTAAACAAGGTGGGCCTATTACAGTGACTCATCCAGAAGTAACCCGCTACTTTATGACAATTCCAGAGGCTGCACAGCTCGTGATTCAAGCCGGCTCTATGGGCGAGGGGGGAGATGTCTTTGTACTAGATATGGGAACCCCAATTAAAATTGTTGATTTAGCTGAAAAGATGATTAATTTGTCAGGGTTAGAAAGATTAACAGAAGAAAATCCTAACGGTGATATTGCGATTGAGTTCACAGGCTTAAGACCCGGTGAGAAACTCTACGAAGAGTTATTAATTGGTGAAAATGTCGAAGGCACGGAGCATCCTATGATTATGTGTGCAAATGAAGATTATTTACCGTGGGATGAGATGAAAAAAGTGTTAAAAGAACTTCTTGTTGCCTTAAATGAAGATAACTATGAACACTTGCAACAGCTATTAACGGCAATTGTTTCAGGGTATTGTGCTGAGAAAAAAATTGTTGACTGGCAGTATCTAAAACATAAAGCATTTAATTAG
- the cls gene encoding cardiolipin synthase, giving the protein MFIEAEHFIWLSTFFITLEVLGMIAAIHALFTVRTSQGAVAWAVSLVFMPVLTLIPYLIFGRNKFSAYIKARRQVDMEMHSVTQSTNWRSWIKEVVKDNPDQRYASIQAFYQLTGMPLLANNKINLLINGHETFSALFAALRKAEKVVLMEFFIVNDDRLGRELQHELIQCAKRGVSVYFLYDRVGSIRLPKRYVNELKNAGVNVASFSTRASFINRFQWNFRCHRKITIIDGAVAFVGGLNVGVEYLGEKPPLSPWRDTHIELQGAIVTCLQETFAEDWYWANRTLPELLFQTHFPDEGVACISIPSGPADDQETCALFFIEALNSATKRIWITSPYFVPDEAVWSALRLAVLRGVDVRILLPSRKDHLFVYLASVLYSVEAVRMGIKIFNYTEGFVHQKVVLVDDDVAAIGSANLDNRSFRLNFEVMVLTISESFNKEVEDMLIKDFAASTEKTLEDAHKYPYYYRFGLGIARLLGPIL; this is encoded by the coding sequence ATGTTTATTGAAGCCGAACATTTTATCTGGCTTAGTACTTTTTTTATCACGCTTGAAGTATTAGGTATGATTGCCGCAATACATGCGCTATTTACAGTGAGGACTTCTCAAGGAGCTGTTGCTTGGGCGGTATCTTTAGTTTTTATGCCGGTATTAACGCTTATTCCTTACCTTATTTTTGGACGTAATAAGTTTAGTGCTTATATTAAAGCGCGACGACAAGTGGACATGGAAATGCACAGCGTTACACAAAGTACTAATTGGCGTAGTTGGATTAAAGAGGTAGTAAAAGATAATCCCGACCAACGTTATGCCAGTATTCAAGCCTTTTATCAGTTAACAGGTATGCCGCTTTTAGCCAATAATAAGATCAACTTACTGATTAATGGCCATGAAACATTTAGTGCGCTCTTTGCTGCGTTGAGAAAAGCAGAAAAAGTGGTATTGATGGAATTTTTTATTGTTAATGATGATAGGTTAGGTAGAGAATTACAACATGAGCTAATCCAATGTGCAAAGCGTGGTGTGAGCGTTTATTTTTTATATGACCGCGTAGGCAGTATTCGCTTACCAAAGCGATATGTTAACGAATTGAAAAATGCAGGTGTTAATGTTGCTTCTTTTTCAACACGCGCTAGTTTTATTAATCGTTTTCAATGGAACTTTCGTTGCCACCGAAAAATAACGATTATTGACGGTGCAGTGGCATTTGTTGGTGGACTTAATGTGGGGGTTGAATATTTAGGGGAAAAACCACCATTATCACCATGGCGAGATACCCATATTGAATTACAAGGTGCTATTGTCACATGTTTACAAGAAACCTTTGCAGAAGACTGGTACTGGGCTAATAGAACATTGCCTGAACTGTTGTTCCAAACTCATTTTCCTGATGAGGGGGTGGCTTGTATCTCTATTCCCAGTGGGCCTGCGGATGATCAAGAAACTTGTGCATTATTTTTTATTGAGGCACTTAACTCAGCAACAAAACGTATTTGGATCACCAGCCCTTATTTTGTTCCTGATGAAGCTGTTTGGAGTGCGTTACGTTTAGCCGTATTGCGCGGTGTGGATGTGAGAATTTTATTACCTTCTCGAAAAGATCATCTTTTTGTGTACTTAGCTTCTGTGCTGTATTCAGTTGAAGCAGTAAGAATGGGCATTAAGATATTTAATTATACCGAAGGGTTTGTTCATCAAAAAGTAGTATTGGTGGATGACGATGTGGCAGCGATTGGTAGTGCTAATTTAGATAATCGCTCTTTTAGATTGAATTTTGAGGTGATGGTATTGACCATCAGCGAGTCATTCAATAAGGAAGTGGAAGATATGCTGATTAAAGACTTTGCGGCTTCGACAGAGAAAACGCTAGAAGATGCGCACAAGTATCCCTACTATTATCGTTTTGGATTAGGTATTGCAAGACTGTTAGGGCCTATCTTATAA